In Arthrobacter sp. PAMC25284, a single genomic region encodes these proteins:
- a CDS encoding helix-turn-helix transcriptional regulator has protein sequence MSTALASQMHELVGGSPTLLQAVVSEQIERGNLVLSGSVWTLVDEMVLDGRTALEDIVRARYARESPVAREVIDVLSCARSLPLSRLAKMFSPGIIADMEDAGQIVVDRRDRHHVTLGDRYLGDIVRNGLSVERRLELREKVPGHQEHELDELTVEDLLAYAAWTHDCQAALAPAHALAAAKAAVRLFDPKFALKCASSLTPKDREWAGGQLQKSAAYLQLGLPRQARAVLNEVTAPQLTALGIEEFADFVAAKVECMSWLQDAPKTVLEFIGQARERLEQSAAPEGSAAHEECARAALVLEFCEFNYLSFIGDFQPMMDRLAAAATADVPGTDPAFRIRTSIILMEALCMTGKEIEARTLMRDIGGQLGDWSSIPRIRENFAWRAFNVLLLSGLWRQSIDMLRDASGRTGHGLHSGSAATDLAVGLAYVYAGRGYLALDPLLASIAQLEVRSTLQSLQQAYAATAFAYAQTGNSIQAAIYLDRARSADGPARFMTSTTTEFCMDMASRWLGDPEAKDRLLHSADIHFREGRYTLAGICLLGATVNGTAKDFQFLEDLAGLRQGPLAELSRTIAVGSRKKDASIMLTAAEQAAALELDAVQARCAALAFDFAKTAGLTSSANIAYSMLEALSESLPALPIMPRNRGPLLTERERQIAALAGNGVSNKDIALEVGISVRTVEGHLYQVFTKLGVSSRSDLLGLI, from the coding sequence GTGTCCACGGCCCTCGCAAGCCAAATGCACGAACTCGTCGGCGGCAGCCCGACCCTCTTGCAGGCCGTCGTGTCGGAACAAATTGAACGCGGCAACCTGGTGTTGTCCGGTTCGGTCTGGACCCTCGTCGACGAGATGGTGCTGGACGGCCGCACCGCGCTGGAAGACATCGTGCGGGCCCGGTACGCCCGTGAATCACCCGTTGCGCGGGAGGTCATTGATGTGCTCTCCTGTGCCCGCAGCCTGCCCCTGTCACGGCTCGCCAAAATGTTTAGTCCCGGTATCATCGCTGACATGGAGGACGCGGGCCAGATCGTCGTGGACCGGCGCGACAGACATCATGTCACCCTCGGCGACCGCTACCTTGGTGACATCGTCCGAAACGGGCTGAGCGTGGAGCGGCGACTGGAACTGCGGGAGAAGGTGCCCGGACACCAGGAACACGAGCTTGATGAGCTGACCGTGGAGGACCTGCTGGCCTACGCCGCATGGACCCATGACTGCCAGGCCGCACTCGCGCCCGCCCACGCGCTGGCGGCGGCCAAGGCTGCCGTACGGCTCTTCGACCCGAAATTCGCGCTCAAATGCGCCAGCAGCCTCACTCCCAAGGACCGGGAATGGGCCGGGGGACAACTGCAAAAATCAGCGGCCTACCTGCAGCTGGGACTGCCGCGGCAGGCCCGGGCTGTGTTGAACGAGGTTACGGCGCCGCAGTTGACAGCCCTCGGGATCGAGGAGTTCGCGGACTTTGTCGCGGCCAAAGTTGAATGCATGTCGTGGCTCCAGGATGCCCCGAAGACCGTCCTGGAGTTCATCGGCCAGGCGCGGGAACGGCTCGAGCAGTCCGCTGCCCCTGAGGGATCCGCCGCCCATGAAGAATGTGCGCGGGCCGCGCTGGTCCTGGAGTTTTGCGAATTCAACTACTTGTCCTTCATCGGCGATTTCCAGCCCATGATGGACCGGCTCGCCGCGGCCGCCACCGCCGATGTTCCGGGCACCGATCCCGCGTTCCGGATCAGAACCTCGATCATCTTGATGGAGGCCCTGTGTATGACAGGAAAAGAGATCGAAGCCCGCACACTGATGCGGGATATCGGCGGCCAGCTGGGGGACTGGTCCAGTATTCCGCGGATCCGTGAGAACTTCGCATGGCGGGCCTTCAACGTGCTGCTGCTGTCCGGCCTGTGGCGGCAAAGCATCGACATGCTCCGCGACGCCAGTGGCCGGACCGGCCATGGCCTGCACTCGGGAAGTGCCGCTACGGACCTTGCCGTCGGGCTGGCTTATGTCTATGCCGGTCGCGGCTACCTGGCCCTCGATCCGCTGCTCGCCTCGATTGCCCAACTCGAAGTCCGGTCCACATTGCAGTCGCTCCAACAGGCCTACGCGGCCACCGCTTTCGCCTACGCCCAGACCGGTAACTCCATCCAGGCCGCGATCTATCTGGACCGTGCCCGGTCGGCCGACGGGCCGGCCCGCTTTATGACCAGCACCACTACGGAATTCTGCATGGACATGGCCTCGCGGTGGCTGGGTGACCCCGAAGCCAAAGATCGGCTGCTTCACTCGGCCGACATTCACTTCCGCGAGGGGCGCTATACCCTGGCCGGTATCTGCCTGCTCGGCGCCACGGTGAACGGCACCGCAAAGGATTTCCAGTTCCTCGAGGACCTCGCAGGCTTGCGGCAGGGGCCGCTGGCTGAGTTGTCCCGGACGATCGCCGTCGGCAGCCGGAAGAAAGACGCCTCAATCATGCTCACCGCCGCGGAACAAGCCGCTGCCCTCGAACTTGATGCCGTGCAGGCCAGATGCGCTGCACTGGCCTTCGATTTCGCTAAAACGGCGGGCCTGACCTCGAGCGCCAACATTGCCTACAGCATGCTGGAGGCCCTGTCCGAGTCACTGCCGGCACTCCCGATCATGCCGCGGAACAGGGGTCCGTTACTGACCGAGCGGGAACGGCAAATCGCCGCCCTTGCCGGAAACGGCGTATCAAACAAAGACATCGCCCTGGAGGTGGGCATCTCCGTCCGGACGGTTGAAGGCCACCTCTATCAAGTGTTCACGAAACTCGGAGTATCGTCGCGGAGTGATCTGCTTGGCCTCATCTAA